The Maylandia zebra isolate NMK-2024a linkage group LG4, Mzebra_GT3a, whole genome shotgun sequence genome includes a window with the following:
- the LOC112431568 gene encoding nuclear GTPase SLIP-GC-like isoform X2 — protein MSNPQNYQPAQALAQMMASIAALQQEQAAEHQRHLQDLQALTERQTQVLQNFLAQFGAAANPPPLDGLELSPEDHHHRMEEISMPGECEQEHEEAADVVQVLPSTSDTGKRKSDLQSDTIRLQSPAKRQRLSMPGSEESIILSDVKSIMTFVHERLNDQDKLSDFLKKKISDLETDKRELVGVIGKTGAGKSSLINAIIKEKNLLPSGSINACTSVMIKVEANTRSTKYEAEIEFITKEEWKDELWSFHQFLDNNEDQDKEGDDDYRDAVEKLSALYGEEWKEKSSENLMENKYFKEIPEFLQSRRKILRCESANELSAQFVKYTRSDSKQGEGNEGKKWFWPLVKCVTVRVPNKSLLQHVTLVDFPGNGDCNKSRDQMWKGIVGDCSTVWIVTDINRATSEKEAWEILDSVSSLIGNGGECQQIHFICTKSDLLDDSDDLSRAHIHDRIVMRNQQAKDGVRKEFNKRSKINKHFTDGSFKVFTVSSKEFLKGKHLSPEETEIPKLQGFLQELNDCHSEIVNYVSGAYGILALIQGANSGGVDDKKGEVCSELERNMILQLANINKEMEETITAFEKCLNDGVEKSKRSYGEKLKNFLNRGKKGGAFPRVLKCVVENGGVHKPKNGTLINLNMMLASCLTDSIDEEFRKTFPNDSECGAFNGVIKTFSLNTDSLIEKYKNTELQLRFLKTEEEKIKAKLNRMIREQKNKVYSSLTETIVNIMEEGYKKAAEFRGEDTLYNMRETIKNHVHSKKDMFEQAKNTMLEKLRSLRRDILEILETTMKESFECSFKTDGSSLPDVSTELDMVKKRYDELPGTPDDEVSLTGFADQVETAEAWTQTGLTRGSAV, from the exons ATGTCAAACCCGCAGAACTACCAGCCAGCTCAGGCACTAGCTCAAATGATGGCCAGCATAGCGGCCTTGCAGCAGGAGCAGGCGGCAGAGCACCAACGTCATCTGCAAGACCTGCAGGCCCTGACTGAGCGGCAGACGCAGGTGCTACAAAACTTTTTGGCTCAGTTTGGGGCCGCTGCGAATCCGCCCCCTCTGGACGGGCTGGAACTCTCCCCAGAAGACCATCATCACCGCATGGAAGAAATATCGATGCCAGGGGAG TGTGAACAGGAGCATGAAGAAGCAGCTGATGTGGTTCAG GTCTTGCCATCCACAAGTGATACAG GAAAGAGAAAATCAGACCTTCAAAGTGACACCATCAGGTTGCAGTCACCAGCTAAGCGACAACGTCTGTCTATGCCAGGATCTGAAG AATCAATCATACTGTCTGATGTGAAAAGCATCATGACATTTGTACATGAAAGACTAAATGACCAAGACAAACTCAGTGATTTCTTAAA GAAAAAGATCAGTGATTTGGAGACAGACAAGAGGGAGCTGGTTGGTGTCATTGGTAAAACTGGGGCTGGAAAGAGCTCTTTGATAAATGCCATCATCAAAGAGAAGAATCTTTTACCCTCAGGAAGCATCAATGCCTGCACCTCAGTCATGATCAAAGTGGAAGCTAACACACGTAGCACAAAGTATGAGGCAGAAATTGAGTTCATCACAAAGGAG GAGTGGAAAGATGAGTTGTGGTCATTTCATCAGTTTCTTGACAATAATGAAGATCAGGACAAGGAAGGCGATGATGATTATCGTGATGCTGTTGAAAAGCTGTCAGCACTTTATGGAGAAGAATGGAAAGAAAAGTCCTCTGAAAACCTCATGGAGAACAAATATTTCAAAGAAATTCCAGAATTTCTCCAATCCAGGCGAAAGATTTTGAGATGTGAATCA GCTAATGAACTTTCTGCACAATTTGTCAAGTACACAAGAAGTGATTCAAAACAAGGAGAAGGCAATGAAGGAAAAAAGTGGTTTTGGCCACTAGTGAAGTGTGTGACTGTCAGGGTGCCAAACAAGTCTCTTCTCCAGCATGTCACACTTGTGGACTTTCCTGGAAATGGTGACTGTAACAAGAGCAGAGATCAGATGTGGAAAGGG ATAGTTGGAGATTGTTCTACTGTGTGGATTGTGACTGACATTAATCGTGCAACATCAGAGAAAGAGGCCTGGGAGATCCTGGACAGTGTCAGTAGTCTGATTGGAAATGGTGGCGAATGTCAGCAAATTCACTTTATCTGCACCAAGTCTGATCTTCTTGATGATTCAGATGATCT TTCACGAGCTCATATCCATGATCGAATAGTAATGAGAAACCAGCAAGCCAAGGATGGAGTAAGGAAAGAATTCAACAAGCGAAGCAAGATTAAT AAACACTTCACTGACGGCAGTTTCAAAGTGTTCACAGTGAGCTCCAAAGAGTTCCTAAAAGGGAAACATCTAAGTCCAGAAGAAACTG AAATACCCAAACTTCAGGGATTTTTGCAAGAGCTCAATGACTGTCACTCTGAGATAGTAAACTATGTGAGTGGAGCTTATGGGATTCTTGCTTTGATTCAAGGAGCCAACTCCGGAGGAGTG GATGATAAAAAAGGTGAGGTGTGTTCAGAACTTGAGAGAAACATGATCCTTCAACTTGCAAATATCAACAAAGAAATGGAAGAGACCATTACGGCCTTTGAAAAATGTCTTAATGATGGCGTTGAGAAATCCAAACGTTCATACGGAGAAAAACTCAAGAACTTCTTGAATCGT gGAAAGAAGGGTGGTGCTTTTCCCAGGGTACTGAAGTGTGTTGTTGAGAATGGTGGCGTCCACAAACCAAAGAATGGGACCCTAATTAACCTTAACATGATGTTGGCTTCATGTCTGACCGACAGCATTGATGAAGAGTTCAGAAAGACCTTCCC AAATGACTCAGAATGTGGAGCATTCAACGGAGTCATCAAGACTTTTTCTCTTAACACTGATTCTCTGATTGAAAAGTACAAAAATACTGAACTGCAGCTTAGATTTCTCAAGACAGAG GAAGAAAAAATTAAGGCAAAACTGAACAGAATGATCCGGGAACAGAAGAATAAAGTCTACAGCAGTCTGACAGAGACAATTGTGAACATTATGGAAGAAGGCTACAAGA AGGCTGCAGAATTTAGAGGAGAAGACACGCTGTACAACATGAGGGAGACTATTAAGAACCATGTGCACTCAAAAAAGGACATGTTTGAGCAGGCAAAAAATACCATGTTGGAGAAGTTACGCAGTTTAAGG agagACATCCTTGAGATTCTGGAGACTACTATGAAGGAATCCTTTGAATGTTCATTCAAGACTGATGGGAGCTCACTCCCAG atgtttCAACAGAGCTTGATATGGTGAAGAAACGTTATGATGAACTTCCAGGCACTCCAGATGATGAAGTGTCTCTTACTGG
- the LOC112431568 gene encoding nuclear GTPase SLIP-GC-like isoform X1, producing the protein MSNPQNYQPAQALAQMMASIAALQQEQAAEHQRHLQDLQALTERQTQVLQNFLAQFGAAANPPPLDGLELSPEDHHHRMEEISMPGEEEPNTTQPQKESVNTSGQCEQEHEEAADVVQVLPSTSDTGKRKSDLQSDTIRLQSPAKRQRLSMPGSEESIILSDVKSIMTFVHERLNDQDKLSDFLKKKISDLETDKRELVGVIGKTGAGKSSLINAIIKEKNLLPSGSINACTSVMIKVEANTRSTKYEAEIEFITKEEWKDELWSFHQFLDNNEDQDKEGDDDYRDAVEKLSALYGEEWKEKSSENLMENKYFKEIPEFLQSRRKILRCESANELSAQFVKYTRSDSKQGEGNEGKKWFWPLVKCVTVRVPNKSLLQHVTLVDFPGNGDCNKSRDQMWKGIVGDCSTVWIVTDINRATSEKEAWEILDSVSSLIGNGGECQQIHFICTKSDLLDDSDDLSRAHIHDRIVMRNQQAKDGVRKEFNKRSKINKHFTDGSFKVFTVSSKEFLKGKHLSPEETEIPKLQGFLQELNDCHSEIVNYVSGAYGILALIQGANSGGVDDKKGEVCSELERNMILQLANINKEMEETITAFEKCLNDGVEKSKRSYGEKLKNFLNRGKKGGAFPRVLKCVVENGGVHKPKNGTLINLNMMLASCLTDSIDEEFRKTFPNDSECGAFNGVIKTFSLNTDSLIEKYKNTELQLRFLKTEEEKIKAKLNRMIREQKNKVYSSLTETIVNIMEEGYKKAAEFRGEDTLYNMRETIKNHVHSKKDMFEQAKNTMLEKLRSLRRDILEILETTMKESFECSFKTDGSSLPDVSTELDMVKKRYDELPGTPDDEVSLTGFADQVETAEAWTQTGLTRGSAV; encoded by the exons ATGTCAAACCCGCAGAACTACCAGCCAGCTCAGGCACTAGCTCAAATGATGGCCAGCATAGCGGCCTTGCAGCAGGAGCAGGCGGCAGAGCACCAACGTCATCTGCAAGACCTGCAGGCCCTGACTGAGCGGCAGACGCAGGTGCTACAAAACTTTTTGGCTCAGTTTGGGGCCGCTGCGAATCCGCCCCCTCTGGACGGGCTGGAACTCTCCCCAGAAGACCATCATCACCGCATGGAAGAAATATCGATGCCAGGGGAG gaAGAGCCAAATACAACTCAACCACAAAAGGAATCAGTCAATACTTCTGGTCAA TGTGAACAGGAGCATGAAGAAGCAGCTGATGTGGTTCAG GTCTTGCCATCCACAAGTGATACAG GAAAGAGAAAATCAGACCTTCAAAGTGACACCATCAGGTTGCAGTCACCAGCTAAGCGACAACGTCTGTCTATGCCAGGATCTGAAG AATCAATCATACTGTCTGATGTGAAAAGCATCATGACATTTGTACATGAAAGACTAAATGACCAAGACAAACTCAGTGATTTCTTAAA GAAAAAGATCAGTGATTTGGAGACAGACAAGAGGGAGCTGGTTGGTGTCATTGGTAAAACTGGGGCTGGAAAGAGCTCTTTGATAAATGCCATCATCAAAGAGAAGAATCTTTTACCCTCAGGAAGCATCAATGCCTGCACCTCAGTCATGATCAAAGTGGAAGCTAACACACGTAGCACAAAGTATGAGGCAGAAATTGAGTTCATCACAAAGGAG GAGTGGAAAGATGAGTTGTGGTCATTTCATCAGTTTCTTGACAATAATGAAGATCAGGACAAGGAAGGCGATGATGATTATCGTGATGCTGTTGAAAAGCTGTCAGCACTTTATGGAGAAGAATGGAAAGAAAAGTCCTCTGAAAACCTCATGGAGAACAAATATTTCAAAGAAATTCCAGAATTTCTCCAATCCAGGCGAAAGATTTTGAGATGTGAATCA GCTAATGAACTTTCTGCACAATTTGTCAAGTACACAAGAAGTGATTCAAAACAAGGAGAAGGCAATGAAGGAAAAAAGTGGTTTTGGCCACTAGTGAAGTGTGTGACTGTCAGGGTGCCAAACAAGTCTCTTCTCCAGCATGTCACACTTGTGGACTTTCCTGGAAATGGTGACTGTAACAAGAGCAGAGATCAGATGTGGAAAGGG ATAGTTGGAGATTGTTCTACTGTGTGGATTGTGACTGACATTAATCGTGCAACATCAGAGAAAGAGGCCTGGGAGATCCTGGACAGTGTCAGTAGTCTGATTGGAAATGGTGGCGAATGTCAGCAAATTCACTTTATCTGCACCAAGTCTGATCTTCTTGATGATTCAGATGATCT TTCACGAGCTCATATCCATGATCGAATAGTAATGAGAAACCAGCAAGCCAAGGATGGAGTAAGGAAAGAATTCAACAAGCGAAGCAAGATTAAT AAACACTTCACTGACGGCAGTTTCAAAGTGTTCACAGTGAGCTCCAAAGAGTTCCTAAAAGGGAAACATCTAAGTCCAGAAGAAACTG AAATACCCAAACTTCAGGGATTTTTGCAAGAGCTCAATGACTGTCACTCTGAGATAGTAAACTATGTGAGTGGAGCTTATGGGATTCTTGCTTTGATTCAAGGAGCCAACTCCGGAGGAGTG GATGATAAAAAAGGTGAGGTGTGTTCAGAACTTGAGAGAAACATGATCCTTCAACTTGCAAATATCAACAAAGAAATGGAAGAGACCATTACGGCCTTTGAAAAATGTCTTAATGATGGCGTTGAGAAATCCAAACGTTCATACGGAGAAAAACTCAAGAACTTCTTGAATCGT gGAAAGAAGGGTGGTGCTTTTCCCAGGGTACTGAAGTGTGTTGTTGAGAATGGTGGCGTCCACAAACCAAAGAATGGGACCCTAATTAACCTTAACATGATGTTGGCTTCATGTCTGACCGACAGCATTGATGAAGAGTTCAGAAAGACCTTCCC AAATGACTCAGAATGTGGAGCATTCAACGGAGTCATCAAGACTTTTTCTCTTAACACTGATTCTCTGATTGAAAAGTACAAAAATACTGAACTGCAGCTTAGATTTCTCAAGACAGAG GAAGAAAAAATTAAGGCAAAACTGAACAGAATGATCCGGGAACAGAAGAATAAAGTCTACAGCAGTCTGACAGAGACAATTGTGAACATTATGGAAGAAGGCTACAAGA AGGCTGCAGAATTTAGAGGAGAAGACACGCTGTACAACATGAGGGAGACTATTAAGAACCATGTGCACTCAAAAAAGGACATGTTTGAGCAGGCAAAAAATACCATGTTGGAGAAGTTACGCAGTTTAAGG agagACATCCTTGAGATTCTGGAGACTACTATGAAGGAATCCTTTGAATGTTCATTCAAGACTGATGGGAGCTCACTCCCAG atgtttCAACAGAGCTTGATATGGTGAAGAAACGTTATGATGAACTTCCAGGCACTCCAGATGATGAAGTGTCTCTTACTGG